The genomic segment GCCGACCGCACTGGCCGCGCTGGGCCGCCCGATGCCCGAGCGCCTGTTCATCGGCCGGCCCGCCTCGGTGGTCGAGGGGCGCCCCGACGACCTGCCGACCGCCATCGCCATGCCGGCCGACGCCGACCGCGAGGCGGGTGCCCAGCAGCGGGTGGCGAGCTGGTTCTTCGGTCTGCTCGCCGCCCTGCAGTGCCTGCTCGCCGTCGCGGTGGTACCGCTGCTGCGGCGGGCCCGCCGGCCGGCCGGACCGGTCGGCCCGGCGCCGGCACCCCGGTGGGTGGTGACGGCCGTCGAAGTGCTGCTCATCGCCGCGGCGATGGCCATCCCGGCGGCCCTGGTCGCGGACGCGGTGCCGTGGTGGCGCAGCGCCCACGCGGGCATCTACTTCGGCGCCGTGATCGCCCTCGCCCTCGGCGCGGCGACCGCCGCCGTCCGGCTGGTGCCCGCGTACCGGTGGACCCTGGGCCCGATGGCCGGCGTGGCCGGTCTGGCGGCGGTCGTCGTCGGCGCGGACGTGGTGACCGGCGCCCGGCTGCAGCTCAACGGCGTGACCGGCTACTCGGCGTTGGAGGGGGGCCGGTACTCCGGCCTGGGCACCGTGGGGCTGGGCGTCTTCATCGCCGGTGTCCTGCTGGTCGCCGGCTGCCTGGCCCAGCAGGTCCGGCGGACCTGGCGGCCGGCGGTGGTGGTGCTGGTCGGCGGGCTCGGCGTGGTGGTGGTCGGCAGCCCCTACCTGGGCGCGGACCCGGTCGGCGCGGTCGCGCTGACCGCCGGGGTGGCCATCGCGGCGGCGATCAGCACCGGAGGCTGGCTGACCCTGGGCCGGCTGGCGTGGGCGTCGATGGCCGGGATCGCGGTGACGGTGGGATTCGCGGTGCTCGACCTGCGCCGCCCCCCGGAGGAGCGGGGCAGCCTCGGCCGGTTCCTCAGCGCCCTGGGTGACGGCACCAGCGGGTTGACGGTGCACCGGTCCAGCGCCGCCAACCTGGACGCCCTGGCCGGCAGCCCGCTGACCGTGCTCGCGCTGGTGGGCGCGGTGCTGATCTGGTTCGCGCTGTTGCGCCCCTGGGGTGGCCTCAAGCGGCTCTTCGGCATCTATCCGGCGGTCCGCGCGGGGATGGGCGGCACGGCGGTCGCGACGGTGATCGGCGGCCTGCTCGGCGGGTCGGCGCTCAACGTCGCCGGGGCGGCGGCCGCCCTGACCGTGCCGATGGCCGCGTTGGCCGCCCTGCGGGTGCTGGCCCACGCCGCCGACCGCACCCAACCGGCGACCCGGGCCGTGGACGGCCCCGTCCCGCCCGACCCCGTTGCGTCCGACGCCGGGCCGTCCCGTCCCGTCCCGGCCGGCTCCGGGTCGGCGGCCGAGCCCGCCACGGCCGGCTCCGGGTCGGCCGCCGAGCCCGCCACGGCCGGCTCCGGGTCGGCCGCCGGGTCGGCCCCGGAGCGGCCCGCCGGGCCGGCCCGGGCGGCACCACCGGGTGCGGCGGGTGGGCTGGCCAGGTGAGGTGTTACCGTGGAGTCCCGTGGATCGAGTGATCACTTTCCTGATCAGCACGTCGGTCTGCACGACCGCAACGGACGACCACGGGAGCAGGCGTTGGCCCCTTCAGCACGGACGACCAGGCACATTTTCGTCACCGGAGGCGTCGCCTCCTCGCTGGGTAAGGGCCTGACCGCCTCCAGCCTCGGAAACCTGCTGACAGCGCGCGGCCTGCGGGTCGTGATGCAAAAGCTGGACCCCTACCTGAACGTCGACCCCGGCACGATGAACCCGTTCCAGCACGGCGAGGTGTTCGTCACCGACGACGGCGCCGAGACCGACCTGGACGTCGGCCACTACGAGCGGTTCCTGGACCGGGCGCTGTCCGGCAAGGCGAACGTCACCACCGGGCAGATCTACTCGGAGGTGATCGCCAAGGAGCGGCGCGGCGAGTACCTCGGCGACACCGTCCAGGTGATCCCGCACATCACCAACGAGATCAAGTCCCGGATCCGGGCGATGGCCGACCCCGACCCGGCCGACCCGGGCGCCGGCCCGCCGGACGTGGTGATCACCGAGGTCGGCGGCACCGTCGGCGACATCGAGTCGCTGCCGTTCCTGGAGGCGATCCGGCAGGTCCGCCACGACCTCGGCCGGGACAACTGCTTCTACCTGCACGTGTCGCTGGTGCCGTACCTGGCCCCGTCGGGCGAGTTGAAGACCAAGCCGACCCAGCACTCGGTGGCCGCGCTGCGCAGCATCGGCATCCAGCCCGACGCGATCGTCTGCCGGTCCGACCGGGAGATCCCGGACAAGCTCAAGCACAAGCTGTCGCTCTACTGCGACGTCGACCGGGAGGCCGTGATCGCCGCCCCGGACGCGCCGAGCATCTACGACATCCCGAAGGTGCTGCACCGCGAAGGGCTGGACGCGTACGTCGTACGCCGGTTGGGGTTGTCCTTCCGGGACGTGGACTGGACCCGCTGGGACGACCTGCTGGAGCGGGTGCACCACCCGCACCACACCGTGCGGGTGGCCCTGGTCGGCAAGTACGTCGACCTGCCGGACGCGTACCTGTCGGTGAGCGAGGCGATCCGGGCCGCCGGCTTCGGCCACCGGGCCCGGGTGCAGCTGGTCTGGGTGCCCAGCGACGAGTGCGTGACCGCGGCCGGTGCGGCGGCCGCGCTCGCCGGGGTGGACGGGATCGTGCTGCCCGGCGGGTTCGGGGTACGCGGCATCGAAGGCAAGATCGGCGCCGCCCGGTACGGCCGGGAGAACGGCATCCCCACCCTCGGGCTCTGCCTCGGCCTGCAGTGCATGACCATCGAGGTGGCCCGCAACCTGGCCGGCCTGGACGGCGCCAACTCGCTGGAGTTCGACGAGACCGCGAGCCACCCCGTCATCGCCACCATGGCCGACCAGGAGGAGATCGTGGCCGGCCGGGGCGACCTGGGCGGCACCATGCGGCTGGGCGCCTACCCGGCCCGGCTGGCGGACGACTCGCTGGTCGCCGATGCGTACGGGACGACGGAGGTCAGCGAGCGGCACCGGCACCGGTACGAGGTGAACAACGCCTACCGGGACGTGCTGGAAAAGGCCGGCCTGCGGATCTCCGGCACCTCCCCGGACGGCCGGTTGGTCGAGTTCATCGAGCTGGACCGGTCGGTCCACCCGTTCTTCGTGGCCACCCAGGCCCACCCGGAGCTGAAGAGCCGGCCGACCCGGCCGCACCCGCTGTTCGCCGCGTTCGTGCGGGCGGTGGTCGGTTACGCCGCCGCGGACCAGCTGCCGGTGGAGCTGGGACCGCCGGTCGCGACGCCGGACGGGTCGGCGGAGCGGGCCGCCCTGGAACAACCGTTCGTGGTGCCGGACGAGGAACCCGCGCGGCGGGCCGGCCGCAACGGCGCCGCCCGGCAGGCGAAGGCGAACTCGCCGTCATGACCGGAAACCCGGATGACGGGTACCGGGTGCTGTCCCGGACCCGGCGCTTCGACGGCGCGATGTTCTCCGTCTTCACCGACCGGGTCACCATGCCCGGCGGCCGGGAGGCGGCCCGCGACTACCTGCTGCACGTCGGCGCGGTCGGGGTGGTCGCCCTCGACGACCGGGACCGGGTGGTGCTGGTCCGCCAGTACCGGCACCCGCTCGGCGGGTCGATCTGGGAACTGCCCGCCGGCCTGATCGACGTCGCCGGGGAGGACCTGCCGGCGGCCGCGCTGCGCGAGCTGGCGGAGGAGGCCGACCTCACCGCCGACCGGATCGACCTGCTGGTGGACCTGCACACCTCGCCCGGCTGCTCGAACGAGCTGATCCGGATCTACCTCGCCCGCGACCTGGCCGACGTCCCCGCCGACCAGCGGTACGAGCGCCACGACGAGGAGGCCGACATGCTGGTCCGCCGGGTGGATCTCGACGAGGCGGTGGCGATGGTGCTGGCCGGCGAGATCACCAACGCCGCCTGCGTCGCCGGGCTGCTGGCCGCCGCCCGGGCCCGCGACGCCGACTGGGCGCCGCTGCGGCCCGCCGCCACGCCGGTGCGCCGGCCGGCCCCGCCGCCGGTCGCCGATCACGGCGGTGACCAGGGGATCTGCCAGCCGGTGCCGAGCCGGTTCTAGACTTCGCGCGACGCCGGCGGCAACGGAGCCGTCGGCGCCGGACAGCCGGGGGTGGCATCCCCGGAGAGAGGTGTCTGCATCGTGAAGGTCGGGATTCCCCGCGAGGTCAAGAACCACGAGTACCGGGTGGCGATCACGCCCGCCGGTGTGCACGAGTTCGTCCGCAGCGGGCACGAGGTGTTCATCGAGGCCGGCGCCGGAGCCGGCTCGTCGATCACCGACGCGGAGTTCGCCGCGGCGGGCGCGACGATCCTGGCCGGCGCCGACGAGGTCTGGGGCACCGCCGAGCTGGTGCTCAAGGTCAAGGAGCCGATCGCCGAGGAGTACCCGCGGCTGCGCCCCGGCCAGGTGCTCTTCACCTACCTGCACCTGGCGGCGTCCAAGGCGTGCACCGACGCGCTGCTGGACCGGCGGGTGACCGGCATCGCGTACGAGACGGTGGAGACCGCCGACCGGGTGCTGCCGCTGCTCGCCCCGATGTCGGAGGTGGCCGGCCGGCTGGCCCCGCAGGTGGGCGCGTACCACCTGATGCGCTCCGGCGGTGGCCGCGGCGTGCTGATGGGCGGCGTCTCCGGGGTGTACGCCGCGAAGACCGTGGTCATCGGCGCCGGTGTCTCCGGCATGAACGCCGCCGCGATCGCGCTCGGTCTGCAGGCGGAAGTGCTGCTGCTGGACCGCAACATCAACCGGTTGCGGCAGGCCGACGCGATCTACCGCGGCCACCTGCAGACCGTGGCCTCGAACACCTACGAGGTGGAGCGGGCGGTCCTCGACGCCGACCTGGTCATCGGCGCGGTGCTGGTGCCCGGCGCGAAGGCGCCGACGCTGATCTCCAACGAGCTGGTCTCCCGGATGAAGCCCGGCAGCGTGCTGGTGGACATCTCGATCGACCAGGGCGGCTGCTTCGAGGACTCCCGACCCACCACCCACGACGACCCGGTCTATCCGGTGCACAACTCGCTCTTCTACTGCGTGGCGAACATGCCGGGCGCCGTGCCGCACACCAGCACCTACGCGCTGACCAACGTCACCCTGCCGTACGCGCTGGAGCTGGCGAACCTGGGCTGGCGGGAGGCGATGCGCCGTGACCCGGCGCTGGCGGCCGGTCTGAACACCCACGACGGGCGGGTCACCTACGGGCCGGTGGCCGAGGCGCACGGGATGGGCAGCGTCTCCGTCGCCGAGGCGATCGCCGCCCCGGGACCGGCCGGTGGGGCCGGCTGAGCCGGCGGCGCCGGCCCAGCCGTCGGCCGCGCTGCGTCGGGTGGTCCGGGGCTACCTGGACCACCTGACGGTCGAGCGCGGGCTGTCGGCCAACACGCTGTCGTCGTACCGGCGCGACCTGGAGCGCTACCTGACGACGCTGGCCGCGGCCGGGATCGAGGACCTGGCCGCGGTCGGGCCGGCCGAGGTCACCGAGCACGTGGCCCGGCTGCGGGAGGGGGACGAGGCGCATCCGCCGCTGGCGGCCGCGTCCGCGGCCCGGGCCGCCAGCGCGGTACGCGGCCTGCACCGGTTCGCCGCCCGGGAGGGGGTGGTCGGCCGGGACGCGAGCCGGGACGTCCGCCCGCCGGTCCCGCCGCGGCGGCTGCCCCGGGCGCTGGCCGTCACCGAGGTGCTGCGCCTGCTGGAGACCGCGGCCGGGCCGGGCGACCCGGCCGGCCCGCTGGGGCTGCGCGACCGGGCGCTGCTGGAGTTCCTGTACGGCACCGGGTCGCGGATCTCCGAGGCGGTCGGCGCCGCCGTGGACGACCTGGACCTGACCGACGGGGTGGCGCTGCTGCGCGGCAAGGGCGGCCGGAACCGGCTGGTCCCGATCGGCGGGTACGCCACCGAGGCGCTGCGGGCGTACCTGGCGCGGGGCCGGCCGGACCTGGTCGGCGCGGGGCGCGGCGGGCCGGCGGTGTTCCTCAACGCCCGCGGCGGCCGGCTGTCCCGGCAGAGCGCCTGGAGCATCCTGCGGCGGGCCGCCGAGCGGGCCGGACTGCCGGTCGACGGCGCCGCCGCCGTCTCCCCGCACACCCTGCGCCACTCCTACGCCACCCACCTGCTCGACGGCGGTGCCGACGTGCGGGTGGTGCAGGAACTGCTCGGGCACGCCTCGGTGACAACCACCCAGGTGTACACGTTGGTGACGGTGGACCGACTGCGGGAGGTCTACGCCACCTCGCACCCGCGGGCGCTGAGCTGACCGCTGCCGCACGACCGTCGCACCTGCCGTGTCGACACGCCGACACGGTGTTCCCGGCCCTGCTGGCCGGTGGCGTACAGTCGGCATCGGCGCGGGCCTGTGGCACGGCACCCGGGGGTCGCGACGGCACCGCGGCTTCCGGTCGGAGGGCCAGGCCGGATCGGAAGACGGACGCCAGTCGGCCCCGACGCCGGCAGTCGTCGGGAGGGGGGCGGACCAGGACATGGCTGACAACGGTGATCGTGCCGAGGCGTGGACCTCGGCGCTCCGCGAGCAGCAGTCCGCGTTCGACCTCGGCGCGGAGCTGGGTCCGGCCGACCCGGCCGCCTACACGATCCGCAAGCCGATCCCCGAGCCGATGCCGACCGACCGGCACGGCCCGGCCCGGATCATCGCGCTGGCCAACCAGAAGGGCGGGGTGGGGAAGACCACCTCGACCATCAACCTGGGCGCCGCGCTGGCCGAGTACGGCCGCAAGGTGCTGCTCGTCGACTTCGACCCGCAGGGCGCGCTCTCGGTCGGGCTGGGGGTCAACCCGCACAACCTGGACCTGTCGGTCTACAACCTGTTGATGCAGGACGACGTCACCGCCGAGGACGTGCTGATCAAGACCGACGTGGCCGGGCTGCACCTGCTGCCGGCCAACATCGACCTGTCGGCCGCCGAGATCCAGCTGGTCAACGAGGTCGCGCGGGAGATGGCGCTGGCCCGGGTGCTGCGGTCGATCCGCAAGGAGTACGACTTCATCCTGATCGACTGTCAGCCGTCGCTCGGCCTGCTGGCGATCAACGCGCTGACCGTCTCGCACGGCGTGCTTATCCCGCTGGAGTGCGAGTTCTTCAGCCTGCGCGGGGTGGCGCTGCTGCTGGACACCATCGACAAGGTGCGCGAGCGGCTCAACTTCGACCTGGAGCTGGAAGGCATCCTCGCCACCATGTACGACTCCCGCACCACGCACTGCCGGCAGGTGCTGCAGCGGGTGGTGGAGGCGTTCGGCGACAAGGTCTACCAGACGGTGATCACCAAGACCGTCAAGTTCCCGGAGTCGACCGTCGCCGGCGCGCCGATCACGTCGCTGGACCCGGCCTCGTCGGGCGCCCGCAACTATCGGCAGCTCGCCCGCGAGGTGATCGCCGCGCAGGCCGAGCGTTAGCCGGCGGTGCGCCGGGAAGCCGGTGGCTGGGGCCTCGCGGTCGCCGTGGACTACGGTCATCGGGTGACCGTGCCCCCCGTCGACGACCTCGCCCCGCCCGTGGGCGGGGACGACGCCCCGTCGGGCGGTGCGGCCGAAGGTGTTCCGGCCGAGGGTGTTCCGGCCGACGCGGTCGACTCCTCGTCCGGCCCGGCGGTGGACACCGTCGAATCCGGCAAGTTCACCGTGCGGCTGGCGAACTTCACCGGACCGTTCGACCTGCTGCTGCAGCTGATCGGCAAGCACAAGCTCGACGTCACCGAGGTGGCGCTGCACCAGGTCACCGACGAGTTCATCGCCTACATCCGGGCGATGGGTGACGACTGGGACCTCGACGAGGCCAGCGAGTTCCTGGTGGTCGCCGCGACGCTGCTCGACCTCAAGGCGGCCCGGCTGCTGCCCGCCGCCGAGGTCGAGGACGAGGAGGACCTGGCCCTGCTGGAGGCCCGCGACCTGCTCTTCGCGCGGCTGCTGCAGTACAAGGCGTTCAAGGAGGCGGCCGCGCACATCGCGGCGATGGAGGCGGTCGGGTCGCGCCGGTACCCGCGGGCGGTCACCCTGGAGCCCAGGTACGCCGAGGCGTTGCCGGATCTGGTGCTGGGGATCGGGCCGGCGCGGCTGGCGGCACTGGCGGTCCGGGCGATGACGCCGCGTCCGGTGCCGGTGGTGTCGATCGACCACGTGCACCAGGTGCGGGTCAGCGTCCGGGAACACGCCGCGCTGCTGCGCGACCGGCTCCGCCGGGTCGGCACCGCCACCTTCCGGGTGCTCTGCGCCGACTGCGAGTCCACCCTGGAGGTGGTCGCCCGGTTCCTGGCCCTGCTGGAGCTGTACCGGGAGGGTCTGGTCGGCTTCGCCCAGGTCCAGGCGCTCGGTGAGCTGACGGTGCGGTGGACCGGTCCGGCCGACGGCGGCGCCGAACTGCAGGTCGACGAGTACGCCGGGTCCCCGGCCGCGCCGACGACGGCCGGTCCGGCGGACGGCGGTCCGGTCGACGGCCGGGCGTCAGATGGTGGTGAGCCGGCGGGAGACCAGCCGGCGGCGACGATCGAGGAGCAGCCGAGTTGACCAGCCACGAGCGTCGGGACTCGCTGGCCGACCAGGCCGCGGCCTGGGTCCCGCCATGGGCCCGGGAGCGGCAACCGGCCGAGTCCTCCGAGCCCGACCCCGCCGCGGAGCCCCAGCCCGCTGAGGTTGCGCACGCTGGGGCCGAGTCCGCGGAGCTTGAGGCCGGTGAGCCGATTGAGGCCGGTCGGCCGGTTGAGGCCGGTGAGTCCGCTGAGATCTGGCCCGCCGAGTCTCGGCCTGCCGAGGCCGAACCCGCGCAGCCGCAGACCGCGGTCGATGAGCCTGGGGTCGTCGTACCGGAGACTCTTGACGGCGGCGAGGCCGTGGCGGACCGCGAGGTTGTCGCGGAGCCCGACGCTGTTGCGGTGCCCGAGGTCGTCGCGGAGCCCGAGGTCGTCGCGGAGCCCGGCGGTTTCTCCGATCCCGAGGCGGTGCGGGCCCCGAGGCTCCTGGCCGATGGCGGGTCCGATCGCGACGAGCCCGCCGGGCCGGCGGCGGTGGTTGCTCCTGGATCAGGGCGGCAATCCGTGGTCGGCGCCGCACCGGCGCTCCTTGACGAGGACGAGCTGCACGGGGCGTTGGAGGCGATCCTGCTGGTGGTCGACGAACCCGTCGCCGAAACCGTCCTCGCCCAGGTGCTGGAGCAGCCGGTCGACCGGGTCGGCGCCGCCCTGCTGCGGATCGCCCAGGGATACACCGAGGCGGGACATGGTTTCGAGCTGCGCCGGGCGGCCGGCGGGTGGCGGCTCTACACCCGGCCGGAATACGCCGGCTACGTGGAACGGTTCGTGCTTGACGGGCAGTCGGTCCGGCTGACCCAGGCGGCGCTGGAGACGTTGGCGGTGGTGGCGTACAAGCAGCCGGTGACCAGGTCGCGGATCTCGGCCATCCGAGGCGTCAACTGCGATGGCGTGATCCGTACCCTGATCTCCCGTGGGTTGGTCGAGGAGTGCGGCACCGAGCCGGACAGCGGCGCCCACCTCTACCGCACGACGATCCTGTTCCTGGAGAAGCTCGGCCTCGACACGGTCGACGAGCTTCCGCCGCTGGCCCCGTTCCTCCCCGATGACCTGGAAGAGATGACCGATGCCCCGCGATGACAGCCGTACCGCCGAGCCCCGGACCGCCGGCGGGGAACGCCTGCAGAAGGTCCTCGCGGCCGCCGGGGTCGGCTCCCGCCGGGCCTGCGAGGACCTCATCTTCCGCCGCCGGGTCACCGTCGACGGGCGGGTGGCGCAGCTGGGAGACAAGGTCGACCCGGCCTCGGCGGTCATCCACGTCGACGGCGAACGGCTGGTCACCGATACCCGGCTGGTCTATCTGGCGATGAACAAACCACGCGGGGTCGTCTCCACCATGGCCGACGAGAAGGGCCGGACCGCGCTGGCCGACTTCCTCGGCCGGGTCGAGGAGCGGGTCTACCACGTCGGCCGGCTCGATGCGGACAGCGAGGGCCTGCTGCTGCTGACCAACGACGGCACCCTCGCGCACCGGTTGACCCACCCGTCGTACGGGGTGCCGAAGACCTATCTGTGCGAGGTGGCCGGGCCGGTGAAGCGCAACGTGGGGCGGATCCTCAAGGCCGGGGTCGAGTTGGAGGACGGGCCGGCCCGGGTCGACGAGTTCCGGGTGGTGGACACCCTCGGACGGACCGCCCAGGTGGAGCTGACCCTGCACGAGGGTCGCAAACACATCGTCCGGCGGCTGCTGGACGAGGTCGGCCATCCGGTCTCCCGGCTGGTGCGGACGTCGATCGGGCCGATCCGGCTGGGCGACCTGCGCGCCGGGCGGACCCGGCGGCTGACGAACGCGGAGATCGCGGCCCTGTTCAAGGCGGTCGGCGACTGAGGACCGCGTCGCCGTTGCCGGCGCCGGCGTGGCGCGGGTCGCCCCGGCCGATGGCGGGCGCGGCCCGGACCGGCCCGGGGGGCATGATGGACCGCGACAGACCGGACGAGCGGCACAACGGTGCGCCGGCGGCGCCAACCGGTCCCGGTGGGCACCATGTCGATCTGGAAACATCCCGCGGGTCCGGGGGAGGACCCCGGGTGGTGGGGAACACCCCGAGTGGTGGAGGAGGAACGGTGGCAGAAATGGTACGGACCGGGCGATGTGTGGTCGCTGTCGACGGGCCGTCCGGTTCGGGCAAGTCCACCGTGTCCCGGCGGCTGGCCGGCGAACTCGACGCCCGTTACCTCGACACCGGCGCGATGTACCGGGCGATCACCTGGGCGGTGCTGCGCTCGGGGGTCGACCCGCAGGACGCCGACTCGGTCGCCAAGGTGGCGGGCGAGGTCGACCTGGAGATCGGGGTGGACCCGGTGGCACCCCGGATCAGTGCCGACGGGGTGGCGGTGGACCAGGAGATTCGGGGTCCGGAGGTGACCGGATCGGTCTCCGCCGTGGCCGCCGTACCCGCGGTCCGTGAGCTGATGGTGGCGCTGCAGCGCGACATCATCGCGGCGGCCGACCGGATCGTGGTGGAGGGCCGCGACATCGGGCAGGTGGTCGCCCCTGACGCGGACCTGAAGGTGTACCTGACCGCGTCGGCCGACGCCCGCGCCCAGCGGCGCAGCGCCGAGTACGCGGCCGACCTCTCGGCCACCGCCGCCGACCTGGCCCGGCGGGACCGGCTCGACTCCACCCGGGCGACGAACCCGCTCCAGCAGGCTCCCGACGCGGTGGTGCTGGACACCACGGCGCTGGGGATCGACGAGGTCGTCGGCCGGCTGCGGGCACTACTGGAAGGCCGGCTCTGCCGATGAACGCCAACGACGGTTGGGTGGAGTTGCGGGAACCGGACCTGGCGGAGGAGGAGCCGACCGGGCCGGTGCCGGTGGTCGCCGTGGTCGGCCGACCCAATGTCGGCAAGTCCACACTGGTCAATCGGATCATCGGTCGGCGGCAGGCGGTCGTCGAGGACACCCCCGGGGTGACCCGGGACCGGGTGCCCTACGACGCCCAGTGGTCGGGCCGTCAGTTCACGGTGGTCGACACCGGCGGCTGGGAGCCCGACGCCCGGGACCGCGCCGCGGCGATCGCCGCCCAGGCCGAGATCGCCGTGGCCACCGCCGACGTGGTGCTGTTCGTGGTGGACGCGGTGGTCGGCGCCACCGATGTCGACGAGGCGGCGGTACGGATGCTGCGGCGCAGCGCCAAGCCGGTGCTGCTGGTGGCGAACAAGGCGGACAACGCCGCCACCGAGGTGGAGGCGACCTCGCTCTGGTCGCTCGGCCTGGGGGAGCCGCACGCGGTCTCCGCCCTGCACGGGCGCGGTTCGGGTGACCTGCTCGACGCGGTGCTGGCGGCGTTGCCGGAGCCGCCGCCGGTCGGCGAGCCGGGCCCGCGCGGCCCGCGCCGGGTGGCCCTGGTAGGCCGGCCGAACGTCGGCAAGTCGAGCCTGCTCAACCGGCTGGCTCGCGAGGACCGGGCGGTGGTGGACGCGGTCGCCGGAACCACCGTCGATCCGGTCGACAGCCTGGTGGAGATCGGCGGGGAGGTGTGGCAACTCGTCGACACCGCCGGGCTACGCAAGCGGGTGGGTAAGGCCAGCGGTACGGAGTACTACGCCAGCCTGCGCACCGCCGGGGCGATCGAGGCGGCCGAGGTGGCCGTGGTGCTGCTGGACGCCAGCGAGCCGATCAGCGAACAGGACCAGCGGATCCTGTCCATGGTGACCGAGGCCGGCCGGGCGCTGGTGATCGCCTTTAACAAGTGGGACCTGGTCGACGCCGACCGCCGGTACTACCTGGACAAGGAGATCGACCGGGAACTGCGACGCATCCCGTGGGCGGTGCGGGTGAACGTCTCGGCCCGGACCGGCCGGGCGGTGGACCGGCTGGCGCCGGCGCTGCGTTCCGCGCTGCGCAGCTGGGAGCAGCGGGTGCCGACCGGGCAACTCAACCAGTGGCTCACCGCGCTGGTCCAGGCCACCCCGCATCCGGTACGCGGTGGCCGGGCGCCCCG from the Solwaraspora sp. WMMD1047 genome contains:
- a CDS encoding CTP synthase; this translates as MAPSARTTRHIFVTGGVASSLGKGLTASSLGNLLTARGLRVVMQKLDPYLNVDPGTMNPFQHGEVFVTDDGAETDLDVGHYERFLDRALSGKANVTTGQIYSEVIAKERRGEYLGDTVQVIPHITNEIKSRIRAMADPDPADPGAGPPDVVITEVGGTVGDIESLPFLEAIRQVRHDLGRDNCFYLHVSLVPYLAPSGELKTKPTQHSVAALRSIGIQPDAIVCRSDREIPDKLKHKLSLYCDVDREAVIAAPDAPSIYDIPKVLHREGLDAYVVRRLGLSFRDVDWTRWDDLLERVHHPHHTVRVALVGKYVDLPDAYLSVSEAIRAAGFGHRARVQLVWVPSDECVTAAGAAAALAGVDGIVLPGGFGVRGIEGKIGAARYGRENGIPTLGLCLGLQCMTIEVARNLAGLDGANSLEFDETASHPVIATMADQEEIVAGRGDLGGTMRLGAYPARLADDSLVADAYGTTEVSERHRHRYEVNNAYRDVLEKAGLRISGTSPDGRLVEFIELDRSVHPFFVATQAHPELKSRPTRPHPLFAAFVRAVVGYAAADQLPVELGPPVATPDGSAERAALEQPFVVPDEEPARRAGRNGAARQAKANSPS
- the ald gene encoding alanine dehydrogenase, encoding MKVGIPREVKNHEYRVAITPAGVHEFVRSGHEVFIEAGAGAGSSITDAEFAAAGATILAGADEVWGTAELVLKVKEPIAEEYPRLRPGQVLFTYLHLAASKACTDALLDRRVTGIAYETVETADRVLPLLAPMSEVAGRLAPQVGAYHLMRSGGGRGVLMGGVSGVYAAKTVVIGAGVSGMNAAAIALGLQAEVLLLDRNINRLRQADAIYRGHLQTVASNTYEVERAVLDADLVIGAVLVPGAKAPTLISNELVSRMKPGSVLVDISIDQGGCFEDSRPTTHDDPVYPVHNSLFYCVANMPGAVPHTSTYALTNVTLPYALELANLGWREAMRRDPALAAGLNTHDGRVTYGPVAEAHGMGSVSVAEAIAAPGPAGGAG
- a CDS encoding site-specific tyrosine recombinase XerD, whose translation is MGPAEPAAPAQPSAALRRVVRGYLDHLTVERGLSANTLSSYRRDLERYLTTLAAAGIEDLAAVGPAEVTEHVARLREGDEAHPPLAAASAARAASAVRGLHRFAAREGVVGRDASRDVRPPVPPRRLPRALAVTEVLRLLETAAGPGDPAGPLGLRDRALLEFLYGTGSRISEAVGAAVDDLDLTDGVALLRGKGGRNRLVPIGGYATEALRAYLARGRPDLVGAGRGGPAVFLNARGGRLSRQSAWSILRRAAERAGLPVDGAAAVSPHTLRHSYATHLLDGGADVRVVQELLGHASVTTTQVYTLVTVDRLREVYATSHPRALS
- a CDS encoding ParA family protein, translating into MADNGDRAEAWTSALREQQSAFDLGAELGPADPAAYTIRKPIPEPMPTDRHGPARIIALANQKGGVGKTTSTINLGAALAEYGRKVLLVDFDPQGALSVGLGVNPHNLDLSVYNLLMQDDVTAEDVLIKTDVAGLHLLPANIDLSAAEIQLVNEVAREMALARVLRSIRKEYDFILIDCQPSLGLLAINALTVSHGVLIPLECEFFSLRGVALLLDTIDKVRERLNFDLELEGILATMYDSRTTHCRQVLQRVVEAFGDKVYQTVITKTVKFPESTVAGAPITSLDPASSGARNYRQLAREVIAAQAER
- a CDS encoding segregation/condensation protein A, with translation MTVPPVDDLAPPVGGDDAPSGGAAEGVPAEGVPADAVDSSSGPAVDTVESGKFTVRLANFTGPFDLLLQLIGKHKLDVTEVALHQVTDEFIAYIRAMGDDWDLDEASEFLVVAATLLDLKAARLLPAAEVEDEEDLALLEARDLLFARLLQYKAFKEAAAHIAAMEAVGSRRYPRAVTLEPRYAEALPDLVLGIGPARLAALAVRAMTPRPVPVVSIDHVHQVRVSVREHAALLRDRLRRVGTATFRVLCADCESTLEVVARFLALLELYREGLVGFAQVQALGELTVRWTGPADGGAELQVDEYAGSPAAPTTAGPADGGPVDGRASDGGEPAGDQPAATIEEQPS
- the scpB gene encoding SMC-Scp complex subunit ScpB, coding for MTSHERRDSLADQAAAWVPPWARERQPAESSEPDPAAEPQPAEVAHAGAESAELEAGEPIEAGRPVEAGESAEIWPAESRPAEAEPAQPQTAVDEPGVVVPETLDGGEAVADREVVAEPDAVAVPEVVAEPEVVAEPGGFSDPEAVRAPRLLADGGSDRDEPAGPAAVVAPGSGRQSVVGAAPALLDEDELHGALEAILLVVDEPVAETVLAQVLEQPVDRVGAALLRIAQGYTEAGHGFELRRAAGGWRLYTRPEYAGYVERFVLDGQSVRLTQAALETLAVVAYKQPVTRSRISAIRGVNCDGVIRTLISRGLVEECGTEPDSGAHLYRTTILFLEKLGLDTVDELPPLAPFLPDDLEEMTDAPR
- a CDS encoding pseudouridine synthase — protein: MPRDDSRTAEPRTAGGERLQKVLAAAGVGSRRACEDLIFRRRVTVDGRVAQLGDKVDPASAVIHVDGERLVTDTRLVYLAMNKPRGVVSTMADEKGRTALADFLGRVEERVYHVGRLDADSEGLLLLTNDGTLAHRLTHPSYGVPKTYLCEVAGPVKRNVGRILKAGVELEDGPARVDEFRVVDTLGRTAQVELTLHEGRKHIVRRLLDEVGHPVSRLVRTSIGPIRLGDLRAGRTRRLTNAEIAALFKAVGD
- the cmk gene encoding (d)CMP kinase, which codes for MAEMVRTGRCVVAVDGPSGSGKSTVSRRLAGELDARYLDTGAMYRAITWAVLRSGVDPQDADSVAKVAGEVDLEIGVDPVAPRISADGVAVDQEIRGPEVTGSVSAVAAVPAVRELMVALQRDIIAAADRIVVEGRDIGQVVAPDADLKVYLTASADARAQRRSAEYAADLSATAADLARRDRLDSTRATNPLQQAPDAVVLDTTALGIDEVVGRLRALLEGRLCR